In Daphnia magna isolate NIES linkage group LG6, ASM2063170v1.1, whole genome shotgun sequence, the following are encoded in one genomic region:
- the LOC116924416 gene encoding T-box transcription factor TBX15 isoform X1 encodes MSFDQARSSDLSARAKAFSVSSLIGAPLGSCGDSSDADASKHQPSVRLLDGDKDDDKFIPNQSIVGELLCRELWLEFHTLGTEMIITKAGRRMFPSLKVRLSGLDDEVLYIVYVDMDLVDDKRYRYIYQSSKWVPGGPGDVPHQERCFLHPDGPQLGKFWNKQSCVAFDKLKLTNNRKPSQRDQIPLHSMHRYQPKLYVQPIPSDCREAFNTCSDWWRTFCRRRSSATSLTFPETQFITVTAYQNQQITRLKIASNPFAKGFRESSREPRNSDVKEDDRAQSDSKKMRISSSSKDSNTSNFPLANSWHPFDHRAVHQPIHHWWIQQYSILHPFLPIVPSLPHVQTEEALQHCFFSDSTFV; translated from the exons ATGTCTTTCGATCAAGCTCGAAGTAGTGATCTGTCGGCCCGAGCTAAGGCGTTCTCCGTTTCCAGTCTCATTGGTGCTCCTCTCGGTTCGTGCGGCGATTCCAGTGATGCAGATGCGTCCAAACATCAGCCGTCGGTTCGCCTTCTGGATGGCGATAAAGATGACGATAAATTCATACCTAATCAAAGTATAGTAGGTGAATTACTTTGTCGTGAACTCTGGTTAGAGTTTCATACCCTTGGAACTGAAATGATCATCACGAAAGCTGGAAG GAGAATGTTCCCATCGCTGAAGGTCCGCCTTAGTGGTTTGGATGACGAAGTGCTGTATATTGTCTACGTCGACATGGATTTGGTTGATGACAAAAGATATAGATATATCTATCAGAG TTCTAAATGGGTTCCTGGAGGTCCTGGGGATGTTCCACATCAGGAACGTTGCTTTCTGCATCCGGATGGTCCGCAGCTAGGCAAATTCTGGAACAAACAGAGTTGTGTGGCGTTCGATAAACTCAAATTGACCAACAACCGTAAGCCTTCCCAACGTGACCAA ATTCCCCTGCATTCAATGCATCGTTACCAGCCGAAACTATATGTTCAACCGATCCCCAGTGACTGCAGAGAAGCCTTCAACACTTGTAGCGACTGGTGGAGGACTTTCTGCCGAAGACGAAGCTCAGCCACATCGCTCACCTTTCCTGAAACTCAGTTTATCACCGTTACTGCCTACCAAAATCAACAG ATCACTAGACTGAAAATTGCTAGTAACCCCTTCGCCAAAGGTTTTCGCGAATCGAGCCGTGAACCaag GAACTCTGATGTAAAAGAGGACGACCGAGCACAAAGTGATAGTAAAAAAATGCGCATTTCATCGAGCAGCAAAGACAGCAACACAAGCAATTTTCCTCTTGCAAATTCATGGCATCCGTTTGACCATCGCGCCGTTCACCAGCCGATACATCATTGGTGGATTCAACAGTACTCCATATTACATCCTTTCCTACCCATAGTTC
- the LOC116924416 gene encoding T-box transcription factor TBX15 isoform X2, with translation MSFDQARSSDLSARAKAFSVSSLIGAPLGSCGDSSDADASKHQPSVRLLDGDKDDDKFIPNQSIVGELLCRELWLEFHTLGTEMIITKAGRRMFPSLKVRLSGLDDEVLYIVYVDMDLVDDKRYRYIYQSSKWVPGGPGDVPHQERCFLHPDGPQLGKFWNKQSCVAFDKLKLTNNRKPSQRDQIPLHSMHRYQPKLYVQPIPSDCREAFNTCSDWWRTFCRRRSSATSLTFPETQFITVTAYQNQQITRLKIASNPFAKGFRESSREPR, from the exons ATGTCTTTCGATCAAGCTCGAAGTAGTGATCTGTCGGCCCGAGCTAAGGCGTTCTCCGTTTCCAGTCTCATTGGTGCTCCTCTCGGTTCGTGCGGCGATTCCAGTGATGCAGATGCGTCCAAACATCAGCCGTCGGTTCGCCTTCTGGATGGCGATAAAGATGACGATAAATTCATACCTAATCAAAGTATAGTAGGTGAATTACTTTGTCGTGAACTCTGGTTAGAGTTTCATACCCTTGGAACTGAAATGATCATCACGAAAGCTGGAAG GAGAATGTTCCCATCGCTGAAGGTCCGCCTTAGTGGTTTGGATGACGAAGTGCTGTATATTGTCTACGTCGACATGGATTTGGTTGATGACAAAAGATATAGATATATCTATCAGAG TTCTAAATGGGTTCCTGGAGGTCCTGGGGATGTTCCACATCAGGAACGTTGCTTTCTGCATCCGGATGGTCCGCAGCTAGGCAAATTCTGGAACAAACAGAGTTGTGTGGCGTTCGATAAACTCAAATTGACCAACAACCGTAAGCCTTCCCAACGTGACCAA ATTCCCCTGCATTCAATGCATCGTTACCAGCCGAAACTATATGTTCAACCGATCCCCAGTGACTGCAGAGAAGCCTTCAACACTTGTAGCGACTGGTGGAGGACTTTCTGCCGAAGACGAAGCTCAGCCACATCGCTCACCTTTCCTGAAACTCAGTTTATCACCGTTACTGCCTACCAAAATCAACAG ATCACTAGACTGAAAATTGCTAGTAACCCCTTCGCCAAAGGTTTTCGCGAATCGAGCCGTGAACCaaggtaa